CCCAGCGCAAGCCCCGCCCCCGCACCGACGGCTGATCCACGGCCGCCACCACCGGACGCGCTCCACACCGCCGTCACCAGCGGAAACGCTCTCCCGACGCGATTGTGGCGCGGCCTCCGGCCCCCGCGTCCATGATCTCACGGGGGTACGACAGTTCGGCTCAGGTCGTCAGCGGACCATGTCCTTGCGGAGTTCGCGGGGCAGGGCGAAGGCGATCTTCTCGTTCGCCGTGGTGATCTCCTCGACCTCGCCGTACCCGTGGCCGGCCAGGAACTCGAGCAGCTCCATCACCAGGATGTCCGGCACGGACGCGCCGCTGGTCACGCCGACCGTGGTCACGCCCTCCAGCCACGCCGGGTCGACCTCGGAGGCGTAGTCCACCAGGTACGACGCCTTGGCACCCGCCTGCAACGCGACCTCGACCAGCCGCACGGAGTTGGACGAGTTCTTCGACCCGACGACCAGCACCAGCTCGCACTGCGGGGCCATCGTCTTCACGGCCGTCTGCCGGTTCGAAGTCGCGTAGCAGATGTCGTCGGACGGCGGTTCCTGCAGGTCCGGGAAGCGCTCCTTGAGCTGCCGCACGCGCACCATCGTCTCGTCCACCGACAGCGTGGTCTGGGACAGCCACACCACCTTGGACGGGTCGCGCACGGTCACCTTCGCCACGTCCTCGGCCGTGTCCACGAGCTGGATGTGGTCGGGCGCCTCGCCGGACGTGCCCTCGACCTCCTCGTGGCCCTCGTGGCCGATCAGGAGGATGTCGTAGTCCTCGCGCGCGAAGCGCTTGGCCTCGTTGTGGACCTTGGTCACCAGCGGGCAGGTGGCGTCGATGGTCTTCAGGCCCCGCTCCGCCGCCTGGGCGTGCACCATCGGCGACACGCCGTGCGCGGAGAACACCACCAGAGCGCCCTCGGGCACCTGGTCGGTCTCGTCGACGAAGATCGCGCCGCGCTTGGACAGCGTCTCCACGA
This DNA window, taken from Saccharothrix variisporea, encodes the following:
- a CDS encoding 4-hydroxy-3-methylbut-2-enyl diphosphate reductase; this encodes MDKRVLLAKPRGYCAGVDRAVVTVEKALEQYGAPVYVRKEIVHNKHVVETLSKRGAIFVDETDQVPEGALVVFSAHGVSPMVHAQAAERGLKTIDATCPLVTKVHNEAKRFAREDYDILLIGHEGHEEVEGTSGEAPDHIQLVDTAEDVAKVTVRDPSKVVWLSQTTLSVDETMVRVRQLKERFPDLQEPPSDDICYATSNRQTAVKTMAPQCELVLVVGSKNSSNSVRLVEVALQAGAKASYLVDYASEVDPAWLEGVTTVGVTSGASVPDILVMELLEFLAGHGYGEVEEITTANEKIAFALPRELRKDMVR